A section of the Corynebacterium auris genome encodes:
- a CDS encoding 3-hydroxyacyl-CoA dehydrogenase — protein sequence MTDIKKVTVLGAGVLGAQIAFQIAYKGFNVTSWDIDDDAVEAAKKRFDSFEDRYLRDVEDATKEGVAEARERLTQSTDLEEAVKEADLIIEAVPEKADIKDDVWSKVGKAAKEGAILASNSSTMLPSQIAPTSGREEDFLNFHFANNIWVLNIAEVMPHEGTKDGLVDIMKEFAEEIGMVPAVLEKEKGGYILNSLLIPFHRAALQLWIEGYATIEDIDKDWKVSTGAPMGPFEFMDMVGLRTLYAINSNTVEKGNAEEWQERLVKTLKEEYLDKGRYGWESGKGFYDETGPDKNNPKKGN from the coding sequence ATGACTGACATCAAGAAAGTGACCGTTCTTGGCGCTGGCGTCCTCGGCGCTCAGATTGCCTTCCAGATCGCTTACAAGGGCTTCAACGTGACGTCGTGGGACATCGACGATGACGCGGTGGAGGCTGCGAAGAAGCGCTTCGATTCTTTCGAGGATCGCTACCTGCGCGACGTCGAGGACGCGACGAAGGAAGGCGTCGCCGAGGCCCGTGAGCGTCTGACCCAGTCCACGGACCTGGAGGAGGCCGTGAAGGAGGCCGACCTCATCATCGAGGCCGTGCCGGAGAAGGCCGACATCAAGGACGATGTGTGGTCCAAGGTGGGCAAGGCCGCCAAGGAGGGCGCCATCCTCGCCTCTAACTCCTCGACCATGCTGCCGTCCCAGATTGCGCCGACCAGCGGGCGCGAGGAGGACTTCCTCAACTTCCACTTCGCTAACAACATCTGGGTGCTCAACATCGCTGAGGTCATGCCGCACGAGGGCACCAAGGACGGCCTGGTGGACATCATGAAGGAGTTCGCCGAGGAGATCGGCATGGTGCCGGCCGTGCTGGAGAAGGAGAAGGGCGGCTACATCCTCAACTCCCTGCTCATCCCGTTCCACCGAGCTGCACTGCAACTCTGGATCGAGGGGTACGCCACCATCGAGGACATCGACAAGGACTGGAAGGTCTCCACGGGCGCACCGATGGGCCCCTTCGAGTTCATGGACATGGTCGGGCTGCGCACGCTGTATGCCATTAACTCCAACACTGTCGAAAAGGGCAACGCGGAGGAGTGGCAGGAGCGCCTCGTCAAGACTCTGAAGGAAGAATACCTGGACAAGGGCCGCTACGGCTGGGAGTCCGGCAAGGGCTTCTACGACGAGACCGGCCCGGACAAGAACAACCCGAAGAAGGGCAACTAG
- a CDS encoding cation diffusion facilitator family transporter, protein MWLSIAASLATIALKFAAALVTGSVGFLSDAIESIINVIAAIVGLWALKVAAKPADDNHNFGHAKAEYFSAQVEGAMILLASVVIIYTAIERIINPQPIEQPGLGLVFSGVAALINLAVGLILMRAGKIYRSATLDADGRHLITDVWTTAGVIVGIAVVTLTGWQVLDPIIALAVGINILFTGYSLLKNSILGLLSQALPEDELSLIDAFLERFASAHGVTFTSVRTVAFGRDRLVNVVMQVPGSWSVERSHDYADLVEAGIATELGGAETVVHIEPLGVKTQVGPMWA, encoded by the coding sequence ATGTGGCTGTCCATCGCCGCCTCTCTGGCCACGATCGCGCTCAAATTCGCCGCGGCCCTGGTCACGGGCTCTGTCGGTTTTCTTTCCGACGCCATCGAGTCCATCATCAACGTCATCGCCGCGATCGTCGGCCTTTGGGCGCTGAAAGTCGCGGCGAAGCCCGCCGACGACAACCACAACTTCGGCCACGCCAAAGCCGAGTACTTCTCCGCGCAGGTCGAGGGGGCGATGATCCTCCTCGCTTCCGTCGTGATCATCTACACGGCCATCGAGCGCATCATCAATCCCCAGCCCATCGAGCAGCCTGGCCTCGGCCTCGTGTTCTCCGGCGTCGCGGCCCTCATCAACCTCGCGGTCGGCCTCATCTTGATGCGCGCGGGCAAAATCTACCGCTCCGCCACCCTCGACGCCGACGGGCGCCACCTCATCACCGACGTCTGGACAACAGCCGGGGTCATCGTCGGCATCGCTGTTGTCACCCTCACGGGGTGGCAGGTCCTCGACCCGATCATCGCCCTCGCCGTCGGCATCAACATCCTGTTCACCGGCTACAGCCTGCTCAAAAACTCCATCCTCGGCCTGCTCTCCCAGGCACTGCCCGAAGACGAGCTTTCGCTTATCGACGCCTTCCTCGAGCGCTTCGCCTCCGCCCACGGCGTCACCTTCACCAGCGTGCGCACCGTCGCCTTCGGCCGCGACCGCCTCGTCAACGTGGTCATGCAGGTCCCCGGGTCCTGGAGCGTGGAGCGCTCTCACGACTACGCCGACCTCGTCGAAGCCGGCATTGCCACGGAACTCGGCGGCGCCGAAACCGTCGTGCACATCGAGCCGCTGGGAGTAAAAACCCAGGTCGGTCCGATGTGGGCGTAA
- a CDS encoding ThiF family adenylyltransferase: MSDLPHSELRRTARQMNLPGFGLDQQKSLHNAHVFVIGAGGLGCPVMQTLAATGIGRISVIDDDLVNISNIHRQILFGAADVGRPKVEVAGERLRQLQPGIELGLYRDRFTPANAVELLEGVDVLIDGSDTFATKFLAADAAEITGTPLVWGSVLRYRGDVALWWTGPGAPDGGAGLRDLYPTQPAADSVPDCATAGVLGVTTSVVGGLMATETVKHIAGVGESKVGRLHIYDALTASVRAFTVPRDPQRALVREFSEYEPAACAMPGADEEDVDKLLLLPSIDVREPHEKALRDIARPGVNLPTSVWEDNPQEAVGLAARFDAGDEVTVYCASGARSARFVERFEKDFAERGITLRNLPGGANAHGHDI; encoded by the coding sequence GTGAGTGACTTGCCGCATAGCGAGCTGCGCCGCACCGCTCGCCAGATGAACCTCCCGGGCTTCGGCCTGGACCAGCAAAAATCCCTGCACAACGCCCATGTTTTCGTCATCGGCGCCGGGGGCCTGGGGTGCCCCGTCATGCAGACGCTTGCTGCCACGGGGATCGGACGGATTTCCGTCATCGATGACGACCTTGTGAACATCAGCAACATCCACCGCCAGATCCTTTTCGGGGCCGCAGACGTCGGCCGCCCAAAGGTCGAGGTGGCCGGAGAGCGACTTCGCCAGCTGCAGCCTGGCATTGAACTGGGGCTTTACCGGGACCGTTTCACTCCCGCCAACGCCGTCGAGCTGCTCGAGGGCGTCGATGTGCTTATCGACGGCTCAGATACGTTTGCCACCAAATTCCTCGCCGCCGACGCCGCCGAGATCACCGGGACCCCCCTTGTGTGGGGGTCCGTGCTGCGCTACCGGGGCGACGTCGCCCTGTGGTGGACCGGCCCGGGCGCCCCTGACGGCGGGGCCGGTCTGCGCGATCTCTACCCCACCCAGCCGGCGGCCGACTCCGTCCCCGACTGCGCCACGGCCGGCGTGCTGGGCGTGACCACCTCCGTCGTGGGCGGGCTTATGGCCACCGAGACCGTCAAGCACATCGCCGGCGTGGGCGAATCGAAGGTGGGGCGGCTCCACATCTACGACGCGCTGACCGCGAGCGTCAGGGCGTTTACTGTTCCCCGCGACCCGCAGCGAGCGCTGGTCCGAGAGTTCTCCGAGTACGAGCCCGCGGCGTGCGCGATGCCCGGGGCGGACGAGGAGGACGTCGATAAGCTCCTGCTCCTGCCCTCGATCGACGTGCGTGAGCCGCATGAAAAGGCGCTGCGCGACATCGCGCGGCCCGGGGTGAACCTGCCCACGAGCGTGTGGGAGGACAACCCGCAGGAGGCGGTCGGTCTGGCCGCGCGCTTCGACGCGGGCGACGAGGTCACCGTCTACTGCGCCTCCGGGGCACGCTCGGCGCGCTTTGTCGAGCGGTTTGAAAAGGACTTCGCCGAACGCGGCATCACGCTGCGTAACCTGCCGGGCGGGGCGAACGCCCACGGCCACGACATCTGA
- a CDS encoding 3-hydroxyacyl-CoA dehydrogenase, with protein MTDIKKVTVLGAGVLGAQIAFQIAYKGFDVISWDIDDDAVEAAKKRFDSFEDRYLRDVEDSTKEGIAEARERLSQTTDLEEAVKEADLIIEAVPEKADIKDDVWSKVGKAAKEGAIFASNSSTMVPSDIAPASGREEDFLNLHFANNIWVRNIAEIMPHEGTKDGLVETLTEFAEEIGMIPAVLEKEKDGYILNSLLIPWLRAGAQLWIEGYAKIEDIDTDWRVSTGMLKGPFEAMDMIGLRTYYAIESNAVEKGDAPEWQQRFVKTLKEDYLDQGRYGSENGKGFYDDASK; from the coding sequence ATGACTGACATTAAGAAAGTGACCGTTCTGGGCGCCGGCGTCCTCGGCGCCCAGATTGCCTTCCAGATCGCTTACAAGGGCTTCGATGTTATTTCGTGGGACATCGACGATGACGCGGTGGAGGCAGCGAAGAAGCGCTTCGATTCCTTCGAGGACCGTTACCTGCGCGACGTCGAGGATTCGACAAAGGAAGGGATCGCCGAGGCTCGCGAGCGCCTGAGCCAGACTACGGACCTGGAGGAGGCCGTGAAGGAGGCTGACCTCATTATTGAGGCCGTGCCGGAGAAGGCCGACATCAAGGACGATGTGTGGTCCAAGGTGGGCAAGGCCGCCAAGGAGGGGGCGATCTTTGCCTCCAACTCCTCGACCATGGTTCCCTCCGACATTGCGCCGGCCAGCGGGCGCGAGGAGGACTTCCTCAACCTGCACTTTGCCAACAACATCTGGGTGCGCAACATCGCCGAGATTATGCCGCACGAGGGCACCAAGGACGGGCTCGTGGAGACGCTGACCGAGTTCGCCGAGGAAATCGGAATGATCCCGGCGGTACTGGAAAAGGAAAAGGACGGCTATATCCTCAACTCCCTGCTCATTCCGTGGCTGCGGGCGGGCGCGCAGCTGTGGATCGAAGGCTATGCAAAGATCGAGGACATCGACACCGACTGGAGGGTCTCCACGGGCATGCTGAAGGGCCCGTTCGAGGCAATGGACATGATTGGACTGCGGACCTACTACGCCATTGAGTCCAATGCGGTGGAAAAGGGCGATGCGCCGGAGTGGCAGCAGCGCTTCGTTAAGACGCTGAAGGAAGACTACCTGGACCAGGGCCGCTACGGCTCGGAGAACGGCAAGGGCTTCTACGACGACGCCTCCAAGTAA
- a CDS encoding IS256 family transposase — protein sequence MTTVSPKKGHDPSRVNEISAKLMENPEIAALIGELSTSVDDASDLVKGLLQASINAGLQAEMDAHLGYGHSDRAAKAQVSPSNGGNHRNGSYTKTVGTGYGPVDITVPRDRAGTFHPVMVPKGARRLTELDDMIVSLYAGGMTVRDIQHHLASTLAVDISPDTISTITDAVLDEVMVWQNRQLDEFYPVIFLDALRVKIRDGHRVVNKACYMAVGIDIDGTKHILGLWIADNEGAAFWASVCADLANRGVNDVFIVCCDGLKGLPEAVEATWPNSMVQTCIVHLIRAANRWVSYKDRKSVSSALRKVYTAPNQDAACAALDAFEASELGRKYPQSVKVWRDAWERFIPFLQFPPAARRVLYTTNAIESLNAELRKATRNRGQFPTDAAALKTLWLMVCNIEDKRAAQRAKKAKRAIDCNGYIEGAKTAGWKQAINQLSVAYPDRFANYL from the coding sequence ATGACTACCGTGTCACCGAAGAAAGGCCATGACCCGAGCAGGGTCAATGAGATCAGCGCGAAGCTGATGGAAAACCCGGAAATCGCCGCACTGATCGGCGAGCTGTCGACCTCCGTCGACGATGCCAGCGACCTGGTCAAAGGTCTATTGCAAGCCTCGATCAACGCGGGTCTGCAGGCGGAGATGGACGCCCATTTGGGGTACGGACACTCAGATCGCGCGGCGAAAGCCCAGGTAAGCCCCTCAAACGGTGGCAATCACCGTAACGGGTCGTACACCAAAACTGTGGGCACCGGCTACGGCCCGGTGGACATCACAGTGCCTCGGGATAGAGCGGGCACGTTTCACCCGGTCATGGTGCCGAAAGGGGCACGCCGGCTGACCGAGCTCGACGACATGATCGTCTCGCTCTACGCCGGCGGAATGACGGTACGCGATATCCAGCACCACCTGGCATCGACCCTGGCGGTAGACATCAGCCCGGATACCATCAGTACCATCACCGATGCGGTCCTCGATGAGGTGATGGTGTGGCAAAACCGTCAGCTCGACGAGTTCTACCCGGTCATTTTCCTCGACGCGCTGCGGGTGAAAATCCGCGACGGCCACCGTGTGGTCAATAAAGCCTGCTACATGGCTGTCGGCATCGACATCGACGGGACCAAACACATCCTGGGACTATGGATCGCCGACAATGAAGGGGCTGCATTCTGGGCATCCGTGTGCGCGGACCTGGCGAACCGTGGAGTCAATGACGTGTTCATCGTCTGCTGCGACGGGCTGAAAGGCCTGCCTGAGGCCGTGGAAGCGACCTGGCCGAACTCGATGGTACAAACCTGCATCGTGCACCTGATCCGGGCTGCCAACAGGTGGGTGTCCTATAAGGACCGCAAATCTGTATCCAGCGCACTGCGCAAGGTCTACACCGCACCGAATCAGGACGCCGCTTGCGCCGCCCTCGATGCCTTCGAAGCCTCGGAACTGGGGCGGAAGTACCCCCAGTCGGTGAAGGTCTGGCGTGATGCGTGGGAGAGGTTTATACCGTTTCTGCAGTTCCCGCCGGCTGCTCGCCGGGTGCTCTATACCACCAATGCCATCGAGTCGCTTAACGCTGAGCTGCGGAAAGCGACCCGCAACCGTGGCCAATTCCCCACGGATGCTGCGGCGTTGAAGACGCTGTGGTTGATGGTCTGCAACATCGAGGACAAACGCGCCGCCCAACGCGCGAAGAAAGCGAAGCGGGCAATCGACTGCAACGGCTATATTGAAGGGGCGAAAACCGCAGGGTGGAAACAAGCCATCAACCAACTATCCGTGGCCTACCCAGACCGGTTCGCCAACTACCTGTAA
- a CDS encoding pentapeptide repeat-containing protein, with product MSESSRRELRGKDLRGKDFSNYDLSAVDFEGSQCQGCSFRGAMLAWSSMRNANLIDADFEGAFLNEVDFRGAVLDGAKFFGACLLPVYAEPEQFRNSIGLATASVDIHSPDVK from the coding sequence ATGTCTGAATCCTCTCGTCGAGAATTACGAGGAAAAGACCTGAGGGGTAAAGATTTCTCAAACTATGATTTATCCGCCGTTGATTTTGAAGGTTCCCAGTGCCAGGGATGCTCATTCCGGGGAGCAATGCTGGCGTGGTCTAGTATGAGAAATGCGAATCTAATTGATGCAGACTTTGAAGGCGCATTCCTTAACGAGGTTGATTTTCGGGGTGCGGTACTCGATGGAGCGAAGTTTTTCGGCGCTTGTCTTCTACCGGTTTATGCTGAACCTGAGCAGTTTCGAAACAGCATAGGACTGGCCACAGCCTCCGTTGATATACACAGTCCAGATGTAAAATAG